From Hirundo rustica isolate bHirRus1 chromosome 1, bHirRus1.pri.v3, whole genome shotgun sequence, a single genomic window includes:
- the LOC120756051 gene encoding uncharacterized protein LOC120756051: MDAVTSPRCACPGPDPLWRCLTEHDPKYEGKKKLKISGRELLSVPIQVFGLDQLQVLEMSPERESSLRYRMELLPQEIGRLRNLTCLYVDSNNLKKIPAEIGTLSCLERLTLSNNSLSSLPAEMGALQRLHSLHLANNSLTELPASLCQLRSLTFLDVSDNKIDTIPPSIRHLEKLETLLLLYNSLESLPEDFCLLRNLHTLWLGNNHLQSLPAAFGELVNLDWGYNYCSCNFEGNPLESPPPEICSRGPEGIRDYFSSLHRIWRD, from the coding sequence ATGGATGCAGTCACTTCTCCCAGATGTGCCTGTCCAGGTCCTGATCCACTCTGGAGGTGCCTTACAGAGCACGATCCAAAATatgaagggaagaagaaactCAAGATCTctggcagagagctgctgtCTGTTCCCATACAGGTATTTGGCTTGGaccagctgcaggtgctggagaTGAGCCCAGAACGAGAGAGCTCCCTGAGGTACAGGATGGAGCTGCTTCCCCAGGAGATTGGCCGTCTGAGGAACCTCACCTGCCTCTATGTGGACTCCAACAACCTGAAGAAAATCCCTGCTGAAATTGGCACTTTGAGCTGCTTGGAGAGGCTCACTCTGAGCAACAACAGCCTGagctctctgcctgcagagatGGGAGCACTCCAAAGGCTGCACAGCCTCCACCTTGCCAACAACAGCCTCACTGAGTTGCCTGCATCCCTCTGCCAGCTGAGGAGCCTCACATTTCTGGATGTGAGTGACAACAAAATAGATACCATCCCCCCCAGCATTCGGCATCTGGAGAAACTGGAGACATTGCTATTGCTCTATAACTCACTGGAGAGCCTTCCTGAGGATTTCTGCCTTCTAAGGAATCTGCACACACTTTGGCTGGGAAATAACCATCTACAGTCCCTTCCAGCAGCCTTTGGGGAGCTGGTGAACCTGGACTGGGGATACAACTACTGCTCATGCAATTTTGAGGGGAATCCACTGGAGAGTCCTCCCCCTGAAATCTGCAGCAGAGGCCCTGAAGGGATCAGAGACTATTTCTCATCACTTCATAGGATCTGGAGAGACTAA